Proteins encoded in a region of the Bacillus sp. T3 genome:
- a CDS encoding UDP-N-acetylglucosamine 1-carboxyvinyltransferase has protein sequence MEKLKIAGGYPLKGTVRISGAKNSAVALIPATIMADSPVTIEGLPDISDVQILKGLLEEIGGTVNISNNEMTVDPTSMISMPLPNGKVKKLRASYYLMGAMLGRFKKAVIGLPGGCHLGPRPIDQHIKGFEALGAKVTNEQGAIYLRADELRGARIYLDVVSVGATINIMLAAVRAKGRTVIENAAKEPEIIDVATLLTNMGAKIKGAGTDVIRIDGVDQLHGCRHTIIPDRIEAGTYMILGAAVGEGLLIDNVIPEHLESLIAKLREMGVVIEESDEQVFINPTKKLKAVDIKTLVYPGFPTDLQQPFTSLLTRAEGSAVVTDTIYGARFKHIDELRRMNAGIKVEGRSAIINGPVQLQGAKVKASDLRAGAALVIAGLMAEGITEVTGLEHIDRGYSHIVEKLQGLGATVWREELTKEEKEQLKNT, from the coding sequence ATGGAAAAGCTTAAAATTGCAGGCGGCTATCCTTTAAAAGGCACCGTGCGTATTAGTGGTGCTAAAAACAGTGCAGTTGCCTTAATTCCAGCAACAATTATGGCAGATTCTCCTGTTACGATAGAAGGATTACCTGATATTTCGGATGTTCAAATCTTAAAGGGGTTATTAGAAGAAATTGGTGGTACAGTTAATATTTCGAACAATGAAATGACAGTGGATCCGACCTCAATGATTTCCATGCCCTTGCCGAATGGAAAAGTGAAAAAGCTAAGAGCTTCCTACTATTTAATGGGAGCAATGCTTGGTCGATTCAAAAAGGCTGTCATTGGCTTACCAGGCGGCTGCCATCTCGGACCCCGTCCAATTGACCAACATATCAAAGGCTTTGAAGCTCTTGGGGCAAAAGTGACCAACGAGCAAGGAGCGATTTATTTGCGTGCGGACGAGCTTCGTGGTGCTCGAATTTATCTTGATGTGGTCAGTGTCGGTGCAACAATTAATATCATGCTTGCAGCTGTTCGCGCAAAAGGTCGGACCGTGATTGAAAATGCAGCAAAAGAGCCAGAAATCATTGATGTAGCAACACTTCTTACAAATATGGGTGCGAAGATTAAAGGTGCTGGTACCGATGTCATTCGTATTGATGGTGTTGATCAGCTTCACGGCTGTCGTCACACAATTATTCCAGACCGGATTGAAGCAGGAACCTATATGATATTAGGAGCAGCAGTTGGGGAAGGTCTGCTCATCGATAATGTCATTCCGGAACACCTCGAATCCTTGATTGCTAAGTTGAGAGAAATGGGCGTTGTAATTGAGGAAAGTGACGAACAAGTGTTTATCAATCCGACGAAAAAATTGAAAGCGGTTGATATTAAAACACTAGTTTATCCGGGCTTTCCAACCGATCTCCAGCAGCCATTTACTTCACTTTTAACAAGGGCTGAAGGATCTGCTGTTGTAACTGATACCATCTATGGGGCACGCTTCAAGCACATTGACGAGCTGCGCAGAATGAATGCCGGCATTAAGGTGGAAGGACGTTCAGCTATTATCAATGGACCTGTCCAGCTTCAAGGAGCAAAAGTGAAAGCAAGCGACCTCCGTGCTGGTGCCGCGTTAGTGATTGCCGGCCTAATGGCTGAGGGAATTACTGAGGTAACAGGGCTTGAGCATATCGACCGTGGCTACAGTCACATCGTTGAAAAGCTCCAAGGCCTAGGGGCAACAGTATGGCGCGAGGAGCTTACAAAAGAAGAAAAAGAACAATTAAAAAATACTTAA
- the glpX gene encoding class II fructose-bisphosphatase, protein MERSLTLELVRVTEGAALASARWMGLGKKDEADDAATTAMRNEFNSIPMQGVVVIGEGEMDEAPMLYIGEKLGTGHGPGVDVAVDPLEGTNIVAAGGWNALAVIAIADHGNLLHAPDMYMDKIAVGPEAVGKIDINASVLDNLKAVAKAKNKDVCDVVATVLNRERHQHIIDQIREAGARIKLINDGDVAGAINTAFEHTGVDILFGIGGAPEGVIAAVALKCLGGELQGKLIPSNEEEILRCHKMGIEVNKVLRMEDLVKGDDCIFAATGVTDGELLRGVQFKGSHGTTQSVVMRAKTGTVRFIDGKHYLTKKPNLVL, encoded by the coding sequence ATGGAGAGAAGTTTAACATTAGAATTAGTCAGAGTAACAGAGGGGGCAGCACTTGCTTCTGCCCGATGGATGGGACTTGGTAAAAAGGACGAAGCGGATGATGCCGCTACAACTGCAATGAGAAATGAATTTAACTCAATACCAATGCAAGGTGTCGTCGTAATTGGTGAAGGTGAAATGGATGAAGCACCGATGCTCTATATTGGCGAAAAGCTTGGTACAGGCCATGGCCCTGGTGTGGACGTAGCCGTTGATCCTTTAGAAGGAACCAACATCGTCGCTGCAGGTGGCTGGAACGCTCTTGCTGTTATTGCGATTGCTGATCATGGTAATTTACTTCATGCACCTGATATGTACATGGATAAAATTGCTGTTGGCCCTGAAGCGGTTGGTAAAATCGACATTAATGCATCAGTTTTGGACAACCTTAAGGCTGTTGCCAAGGCAAAAAATAAAGATGTTTGTGACGTCGTTGCAACGGTGTTAAACCGCGAACGTCACCAACATATTATTGACCAAATACGTGAAGCAGGCGCGCGTATTAAATTGATTAATGATGGAGACGTTGCCGGAGCCATCAATACTGCCTTCGAGCACACCGGTGTTGATATTTTATTCGGAATCGGTGGCGCACCTGAGGGAGTAATCGCTGCCGTTGCTCTAAAATGTTTAGGCGGGGAACTTCAAGGAAAGCTAATCCCTTCCAATGAGGAAGAAATCTTACGCTGTCACAAAATGGGGATTGAAGTAAATAAAGTCCTTAGAATGGAAGACCTTGTTAAAGGTGACGACTGTATATTTGCTGCAACAGGTGTAACCGATGGTGAATTGCTTCGTGGCGTCCAATTTAAAGGTTCGCATGGAACAACACAATCCGTTGTTATGCGTGCGAAAACAGGTACTGTTCGTTTCATTGACGGTAAGCACTATTTAACTAAAAAGCCAAACCTTGTTCTTTAA
- the rho gene encoding transcription termination factor Rho yields MELTISSLENMKLKELYEHARQLKVSYYSKLTKKELIFAILKARAEQQGYFFMEGVLEIIQSEGFGFLRPINYSPSSEDIYISASQIRRFDLRNGDKVSGKVRPPKENERYFGLLHVEAVNGDDPETAKERVHFPALTPLYPDRLMKLETSPRHLSTRIMDILAPVGFGQRGLIVAPPKAGKTMLLKEIANSITSNHPDAELIVLLIDERPEEVTDIERSVAGDVVSSTFDEVPENHIKVAELVLERAMRLVEHKRDVVILMDSITRLARAYNLVIPPSGRTLSGGIDPAAFHRPKRFFGAARNIEEGGSLTILATALVDTGSRMDDVIYEEFKGTGNMELHLDRSLAERRIFPALDIRRSGTRKEELLLPKDQLDKLWAIRKSMTDSPDFAEKFLKKLRTTKTNEDFFNMLGDEIKAKRG; encoded by the coding sequence ATGGAACTAACCATTTCAAGTTTAGAAAATATGAAACTGAAGGAACTGTACGAGCATGCGCGTCAGTTGAAAGTATCATATTACAGTAAATTAACGAAAAAAGAATTAATTTTTGCGATATTAAAAGCTCGTGCTGAACAGCAAGGCTACTTCTTTATGGAAGGTGTTCTCGAGATCATTCAATCCGAGGGCTTTGGCTTCTTGCGACCGATTAATTATTCACCGAGTTCAGAGGATATTTATATTTCTGCATCGCAAATTCGTCGTTTTGATTTAAGAAACGGTGACAAAGTTTCCGGAAAGGTTCGTCCTCCTAAAGAAAACGAACGTTATTTTGGCTTACTCCATGTTGAAGCCGTTAACGGTGATGACCCTGAGACAGCAAAAGAACGGGTCCATTTCCCAGCCTTAACACCATTATATCCAGACCGCTTAATGAAGCTTGAAACATCTCCAAGACATCTCTCAACACGAATTATGGATATCCTAGCCCCTGTAGGCTTTGGACAGCGTGGATTGATCGTTGCCCCGCCTAAAGCCGGTAAAACCATGCTTCTAAAAGAAATCGCCAATAGCATTACATCCAATCATCCCGATGCTGAGCTGATTGTTCTACTTATTGACGAACGTCCAGAAGAGGTAACCGACATCGAGCGTTCTGTCGCTGGTGATGTCGTCAGCTCAACCTTTGACGAGGTTCCTGAAAACCATATTAAAGTGGCAGAGCTCGTGCTTGAGCGGGCCATGCGCCTTGTTGAGCATAAGCGTGATGTTGTCATTTTAATGGATAGCATTACACGTCTAGCTCGTGCCTATAACTTAGTTATCCCACCAAGCGGTCGTACGCTCTCTGGGGGGATTGACCCAGCAGCTTTCCATCGTCCGAAGCGTTTCTTCGGGGCAGCCCGAAATATTGAAGAGGGCGGTAGCTTGACAATCTTGGCAACGGCGCTTGTTGATACAGGTTCACGTATGGACGACGTAATTTATGAAGAATTTAAAGGTACTGGAAACATGGAATTGCACCTTGACCGTAGCTTAGCTGAACGTCGAATCTTCCCAGCCTTGGATATTCGTCGCTCTGGTACTCGGAAGGAAGAGCTTCTTCTACCAAAGGATCAATTGGACAAACTATGGGCTATCCGCAAATCTATGACAGATTCACCAGATTTTGCCGAGAAGTTCCTGAAAAAACTACGTACAACCAAAACAAACGAAGACTTCTTCAACATGCTCGGAGACGAAATAAAAGCCAAACGCGGCTAA
- the rpmE gene encoding 50S ribosomal protein L31 codes for MKAGIHPNYKTVLVKCACGNEFETGSVKPELKVETCSECHPFYTGRQKFAEAGGRVDRFNKKYGIK; via the coding sequence ATGAAAGCAGGAATTCATCCAAATTACAAAACTGTATTGGTGAAATGTGCTTGTGGTAACGAGTTCGAAACTGGTTCAGTTAAACCAGAACTTAAAGTTGAAACTTGTTCTGAATGCCACCCATTCTATACAGGTCGTCAGAAGTTTGCTGAAGCAGGCGGACGAGTTGACCGTTTCAACAAAAAATACGGTATTAAGTAA
- a CDS encoding thymidine kinase — protein sequence MYVMKQSGWVEVICGSMFSGKSEELIRRVKRTQFAKQKVVVFKPRIDNRYSEEAVVSHNGASFIAHPIADSSEIFQFIDDEVDVIAIDEVQFFDEDIVAVIQQLADSGYRVITAGLDQDFRGEPFGQMPALMAIAEQVTKLQAVCAECGSPASRTQRLINGRPASYHDPVILVGASEAYEPRCRHHHEVPKTSSEDESQAKENNSVGSSSEK from the coding sequence ATGTACGTAATGAAACAAAGCGGTTGGGTCGAAGTAATCTGTGGAAGCATGTTTTCCGGGAAGTCAGAGGAGCTTATTCGCCGTGTAAAAAGAACGCAATTTGCTAAACAAAAAGTTGTCGTATTTAAGCCTAGAATTGATAATCGGTATAGCGAGGAAGCTGTTGTTTCCCACAATGGTGCATCATTTATCGCTCATCCAATCGCGGATTCAAGCGAAATTTTTCAATTTATTGATGATGAAGTAGATGTCATCGCAATCGACGAGGTTCAATTTTTCGATGAAGACATCGTCGCTGTCATCCAGCAGCTCGCTGATAGTGGCTATCGAGTGATAACTGCAGGCTTAGACCAAGATTTTCGCGGTGAGCCGTTCGGTCAAATGCCTGCGCTAATGGCAATTGCTGAACAAGTGACTAAGCTCCAGGCTGTGTGTGCTGAATGTGGTTCACCAGCAAGCCGTACTCAACGCTTAATCAATGGCCGGCCAGCCTCTTACCACGATCCCGTCATTTTGGTCGGAGCCTCCGAAGCTTATGAGCCAAGGTGCCGCCACCATCACGAAGTGCCGAAAACTAGTAGCGAAGATGAGAGTCAAGCGAAGGAGAATAACTCGGTAGGAAGCAGCAGTGAAAAATAG
- a CDS encoding 4Fe-4S binding protein has protein sequence MSLILKWLESLSIDQTITDRCSRQVSPKSTCTTCIEHCDTEALTLVENKIKLDVNKCDSCGECIIACPIASISGTVPSRTIKNGKLYYEPHFCPTLKELLILRKRGLKGIAIPSEWNDEQWEKVIAETNEVLTKLEMTPLVFVKAEAVKEQALTRRELFTTARTRSQSLAKELAPAAWRQNPNAWSLPHYYQDIQFYQVELDLDQCSFCGSCFTLCKQGVFDQSETELSIDNQKCTNCKLCSDACPEGAISVSERLGARTVEVHQVFTWQVQALQVNVPFI, from the coding sequence TTGTCACTTATTTTAAAATGGCTCGAGAGCCTTTCAATTGACCAAACCATAACAGATCGTTGTTCTCGGCAGGTAAGTCCAAAATCCACCTGCACCACATGCATTGAGCATTGCGATACGGAAGCTTTAACGCTTGTCGAGAACAAAATCAAGCTCGATGTGAACAAATGTGATTCATGTGGTGAATGCATTATTGCTTGTCCAATAGCGTCGATTAGCGGGACGGTCCCAAGTAGGACGATCAAGAACGGGAAGCTCTACTATGAGCCCCATTTCTGTCCAACACTTAAAGAATTGCTCATTTTACGAAAAAGAGGACTGAAGGGAATCGCCATCCCGAGTGAGTGGAATGATGAGCAGTGGGAAAAGGTGATCGCGGAAACGAATGAGGTTTTGACCAAGTTGGAAATGACGCCGCTGGTTTTTGTAAAAGCCGAAGCTGTGAAGGAACAAGCGTTAACGCGGCGTGAGCTCTTTACGACTGCCCGCACCAGGAGTCAGAGCTTAGCTAAAGAATTAGCACCTGCTGCCTGGCGGCAAAATCCAAATGCCTGGTCCCTGCCCCATTATTATCAAGACATCCAGTTTTACCAAGTGGAGCTGGATCTTGATCAGTGCTCATTTTGCGGGAGCTGCTTTACTTTGTGTAAGCAAGGAGTTTTTGATCAATCTGAAACGGAGCTTTCAATCGATAATCAAAAATGTACTAATTGCAAGCTGTGCAGCGATGCCTGTCCTGAAGGAGCAATTTCCGTTTCGGAAAGGTTGGGAGCACGCACCGTTGAGGTCCATCAAGTTTTTACCTGGCAAGTGCAAGCGCTGCAAGTCAACGTTCCATTCATTTGA
- a CDS encoding DMSO/selenate family reductase complex B subunit — MTQLGFYINQAICIGCKACTVACKDKNNLDVGMNFRRVYSYEEGVYTQIGNGFSPQIAAYTFSIACNHCDNPACVKNCPTGAIKKRSEDGVVVIEQDVCIGAKACIIACPYGAPQFNAKINKTNKCNLCIDLMEKGEDPVCVTTCVMNAIEFGEIEKLRKKYGEVAQIKGMPSASITNPNLVITPHRDAKL; from the coding sequence TTGACGCAGTTAGGATTTTATATAAATCAAGCCATTTGTATTGGCTGTAAGGCTTGTACGGTCGCCTGTAAGGACAAAAACAATCTAGATGTCGGCATGAACTTCCGCCGCGTATACTCCTATGAAGAAGGCGTATATACGCAAATCGGCAATGGCTTTTCACCACAAATTGCCGCTTACACGTTTTCGATTGCCTGTAACCACTGTGATAATCCGGCCTGTGTGAAAAATTGCCCAACAGGTGCAATTAAAAAACGCTCAGAAGACGGCGTTGTTGTCATTGAGCAGGACGTCTGCATCGGCGCGAAGGCTTGCATCATCGCCTGTCCGTACGGCGCACCTCAATTCAATGCGAAAATCAATAAAACAAACAAATGTAACCTTTGTATCGACCTTATGGAAAAAGGCGAGGATCCCGTGTGCGTTACAACCTGTGTCATGAATGCAATCGAATTCGGCGAGATTGAGAAACTTCGTAAAAAGTATGGTGAGGTTGCACAAATCAAAGGCATGCCGAGTGCTAGCATAACTAACCCAAATCTCGTCATCACTCCACATCGTGACGCAAAACTGTAG